The Nitrospirota bacterium genome includes the window TGGAATTGGCTCCACTTACACGGTCCTCTGACGCTATTTCCTTTATCAAGTCGCTGGAACAGGAAATCTTGGCGCACGAGGCCGTGCGGCATCCGTTTCTCGCGCGGTTCGCTTCGGAGCCACTGACCGTGGCGCAGGTTCGCGCGTTCGGGCTCCAGCACTATCAGCTCGTCAAAGTCTTTACCACCTATATGACGAATCTGCTGCCGAAGATTCCGGATCGCGACGCGGCGGAGTTGTTTCGCCACGTGTTCGACGATGAGTTCGGAGCGGTCAGCGGGCGATCCGCTGCGGTGGGCCAAGCCACGATCTTTCGCAGCCACGTGCACCTGTATCGCGATTTCTTGTCCGCGCTCGGGGTGCAAGAAGAGGAGTGGGGTCGGGTCAAGCCTTTGGCCGAGACCGAGGCGTACATCAGGGGCCACCTCGCGCTGACGCGGGACGCGGATTTCCGAGTCGGCCTCGGCGCCGTGGGGCCGGGCCATGAATTTTCCATTCCCACCATGTTTCAGTCATTGGTCGCGGGGATCCGGCGCAATACCGACTTGAGCGACAAGCAGATCGAGTACTTCACGTTACACATCGAAGAAGACGTGGAGCACGCCGAGGTCTTCAATTCGCTGATCGCGCGCCACGCCGGGACCGAGGAAGGGCGGTCGCTCATTCGCGAGGGCGCCATGCGTTCCCTGAAACGGCGCACGCTGTTCTGGGACGGGCTGTCTCGACACGTGTTTGGCCCCGTGCCCAGCGGAGAAGGAGGACGAGCATGAGCCAATCGTCCGACACCCAGATCGTGTGGAGCGAAGCCGCGATGGAGCGGCTGAAACTCGCCCCGATTTTTTTGCGCGGCATGGTCAAGAAGCTGGCCGAGAAAAAGGCCCGCGAGCTGGGGATTGCGGTGATCACGGCGGAACATCTGGCCGAGTGGAAGAACACCTCGATGGGCGGCATGGGCGGGGAGGCGGGTCTGAAGGAAGCCGCGGACCAGATCGCCAAGGGACAGCTCCCGTGGACCCAGGCGGCCAAGCAGCGCCTGGCAACCGCGCCCGGGTTCATGCAGGACATGGTCCGGCGGATCGCGGAAGACGTCGCGCGCGAACGCGGACACATGGAGGTCAACGTCGAGTTGCTGGAGAAGGTCGAAGAGCTCGGCGCGCTCGACGACGCGAAACCGCGTGAAGAAATGCCGTGGACCGAGGGCGCCACGGCCAAGCTGATGAAAAAGGTGGAAGGCACACCGCCCATGGCCACCGAATTCGTGGTCCAGATGCTCAAAGCCGACGCGGAGGACCTGGCGCGCAGCCTGGGGGTGTCCGAGATGACGGAAGACGCGCTGACCAAGGTTTGGGAAACGCCGCAGAGCGACGTGCGCTGGAGCGAAGAGGCGTGGGCGCGGCTACAGACCTCGCCGGATTTCGTGCGCAGCGGCATCAAGAAGGCCGCGGAACGGCGGGCGCGCAAGGCGGGCGCCACGGTCATCACCTCGGAACTGCTGACCAAGTTTCGCAACGAGGCCATGATGAAGGCCGTGATGCGGATCCGCAAACTGGGCTACACCGAGCTCACGTTCGACGCGTTCGACAAGGCCAAACAAGAGGTCAAACGCCTCCAGGGCAATGAACAGGCGGAGAGCCGATTGGAAGAGATCCGCGCGTACATGAAGAAAAAGCCCCATGTCGGCGTGCTCGGCGAGGAACTAATGACGCGTTTCCGGAAATACCTCAGAGGCGAAGGAGATCTCAAGATTGGTTCTTAAGTGCCTGTCCGAGTCATCGATCAGCTGAGCCCGTTCAGGCTGCTCAAAAAGTTCCGGCTGCAAGGCCGCAGGGAGGAGGAAACCGGAGCGTACTGGGTCGTACGTGAGGATTTCCGACGACCGAGAACGCCGCAGACGGACTTTTTCAGCAGCCTGCTGGAGCGCTCCCGTGCATGAGAGCGCCGACCACGGCGGCCCACTCCAGCGCTTCGGCGTGTCGATCGAATCCCACCTGCTGGAGCGCTTTGATCGCGTCATCGAGCAAAAAGGCTACACCAACCGCTCCGAGGCAATCCGCGACCTGATCCGCGATTCCCTCGTCGAACAGCAGTGGGACGAAAACCGCGACATTATCGGGACCATCACCATTGTCTACGATCACGAGGTCCGCGAGCTCTCGGACACGCTGACGGACCTCCAGCACCAGCACCAGAAACTCTTCCGCTCCACCCTCCACATCCACCTGGACGAGCACAACTGCCTGGAAGTGCTGGTAGTCCAGGGCAAAAGTAAAGACGTGAAGTACGTGGCCGATCGCCTGATCGGCACCAAGGGCGTCAAGCACGGCAAGTTCACGATGACGACGACCGGGAAAGATCTCTAGTCTAGTCAAAGGCCTGCTCCGGGCCCCAGATTCCCTAGCTGCTTATAAGTCTAAAATCCCCTATTTTCTGAGCGATTCGCTCTTCTAGTAGCACGAAAATAAAATTGTTGACACGGAAGGTGCAGTGGTGCTATTTATTTTACATACGTAGCACCAAGAGAGGCGATGATGCAGGTGCGATGCTGCTTGTGGGGAATGGCGGTGACGATGGTGGCAATGCTTGGTGTGGGCTCACCGAGCATCGCCGCGGACGACGACGTGTGGAAAGAGATCGAGGGGCTGAAAACGCGCCTAAGGGCGCTAGAGGAGGGGAGCGGCGCTGCAGAACCCTTCCAGGGCGAGGCCGCAGGTCACAGGCCCCACCCGCTGCACTCGCTGGCGAAAACAACCCTCGACGGAGACATCACCATGATCGGCCAAACGACCCCGTCAGTTGCCCCGGGCCCGCAATCGGAGGGCACCATGTCGGTAGACTTGTTCTTTGAACATCAGGTTAGTGACGCCGGGCTGGTGCTGCTGCACCTCGATGTAGCTCAGGGACAGGGGTTTCAGTTTTTCCCGGTATTTGTCGCGCCGAACGGGAATCCGACTGGTTCAAACAACGACATCGAAACGTTCGATGGTCAGACGGCGATCCACCTGGCTCAAGCGTACTATCACCACCATTGGTTCACGAAGCGGGTCGAATTGACCATCGGCCAGTACGACCCTACGGCCTTCTTCGACACCAATGCCTACGCGAACAGCGAGCGCACGCAGTTTGTCGCTCCGGCGTTTGGGACGAATCCGGCGCTCGAATTCGGAGGAACCGGCAACTTCTACGGATTCGGAGGCGTGTTGGAGATTCGACCGGTCGAGCCCCTCACAATGATTCTCGGCGTGATGGAGGGTGACGGTGATTACCGCGAGATGTTTACCCGGCCGTGGTCAATTGCAGAGGTGGATCTTGACCTGGACGCGTTCGGCCGCGAAGGCACGTACCGGTTTTTCGTGTGGGCAAACCATCGCCATCACGAGCCGGCGTTTTCACTCGATCCGGATTTTCGGAACCGCGGCTGGGGTTTCAATTTCGACCAGGCGGTTTCCGCGCACGTCGGGATCTGGGCACGCTTCGGCGTCCAGGACGACCGGGTGGCGTTTTTCGATCGGTCGGCGTCCGTCGGGGTGCAGCTGGGAGGCGGAGGTATCGGGCGTCCGCACGACGCGTTCGGCGTGGGATACGGCCTCACGATGATCGGTGACGAGTACCAGGCGTCGCAGGCCGCGGCCGGGGCCCCGCAGTTCGACGCAAACGAAGGGTATCTTGAGGCCTATTACCGGTATGTGCTATCAGGGGATGGCGAGCGGATCGGCGTGGCCGTGTCTCCCGACGTGCAGTATGCCACGAACGCGGGCGGCGATCGGTCGATCGACCCGATCATGGTGTACGGGGTGAGGTTTCAGGCGTTCTTTTAGATAGGGGAGGCAGCGCATGTTCTCGATCAGGTCGTGTCAAAGGGTTCTCAGCCTCACGGTACTCGCCGCGGTGATCGTCGCAGCGCCGACGCTTGCGGCGGACACGGGGAAGAAGATCAAAGTGCTCACCACCGTGGCGCCGGTCACGAATATCGTACGCAACGTGGCCGGTTCGAACGTGGAACTGCATGGGTTGATACCGGAAGGATCCGACTCGCACACGTTCGAGCCGGTGCCCAGCGACGTGAAGTACATCGCCCAGGCCGACCTGATCATCGTCAACGGTTTGCACCTCGAAACACCGACCATGCACCTGACCGAGGCGAACAAGAAGAAGTCGGCCATGGTGGTCCGGTTGGCCGACCAGACGATCTCGCGCAAAGAGTGGGTCTTTGATTTCTCGTTCCCGGAAGATAAGGGCGATCCCAACCCCCACCTGTGGCTCAATGTGGCGCACGCCATGAAGTACGCGGAGCTGGTGCGTGAAGCTCTCGTGAAGGTTGATTCCGCCAACACGGCGGCCTACGATGCGAACACCGCGGCATACCTGGCCAAGCTCAAGCAGCTTGACGAGGCGATCCTGGCCACAATGAAGACGATCCCCGAAAGAAATCGGAAACTCGTGACGTACCACGACTCGTGGGCGTATTTTTGTCCGCGTTACGGGTGCAAGGTGATCGGCGCGGTCCAGCCCTCGGACTTCGCCCAGCCCACGCCCCAGGACATGGTGGCGTTGATCAAACAACTGAAAGCAGAAGCCGTACCCGCGATTTTCGGTTCCGAAGTTTTCCCCAGCAAGGTGTTGGATCAGATCGGCCGAGAGGCGGGGGTAAGGTTCATCGACACGTTGCGCGACGATGATTTGCCAGGAGAACTCGACTCCCCGGAACATACCTACGTTGGCATGATGAAGGAGAACGTCGAAACCATGGCGCGGGTGCTGGGGGGCGACTCGTCCTTGATGAAGAACATCGATCCTGCCAACGTGGGACGCTGAACTCTCAGTAAGCCAGGACTACACCCACCACGCCGGTGTAGGTCTTTTCAGGATGGTTCGCGTCGACGGGCAGCAAGTCGTGCGTGTACTCGGCGAGAAACTTCACGTTTCGGAGGTGGTAGTACGTGACGTTTGCCGTCAGGGTACGACGGTCGAGCGCGGGCAGATCATTCGATGAGACCTGGTTGTACAACAGCACACCCGTCCACCGGTCGCTGAAATGGGTGTCGGCTTCGATGAATCCGCCGCTGTGATCGACGGCGGGTTCGCCAGGCGTGAAGGTGGGGTGGTCGTCGTGTCCGAAGATCCAGTTGGCCCGTAGGTCGGCCCGCCGGCCGAGCGGCACGGACAGGTCAGGACCGTACCGGTAAAAGCGGTTTGATTGGCTAGTGAGCAGGTCCTGATCCTTGCCGTGATAGCCGAACACACCCAGCGTCATCCAGGGTAGGTCTGCGGCAATCCGTGCCATCTGGTTCTTGTAGGCATTCGTATCGAAATTCCCGTTGTCCAATTGTCCCAGCCCATTGCCGTTGGTTACGCCCGCCATCAGAAACGCCGGGCCGGCCGACCACGTGGTCAGCGCGCCACGGTCGTAGGTCAGTTGGAATCCCGGCGCGGCGTCTCCGGTCGCAGTGTTCACTACGTTGGTTGTGTAGATCGAGATGTCTTGAAACGTCAGGCGTTGCTCCCGCGGGTAGAACGTGTCCATGACCTGGAACTGGCCCACCACCGCGTCCCAGTCCTGGTTGCCGAGGTTGTTGAAATAGAGAAACGCGTCTTCGACCCCCACGACTTCACCGCCCTCGGAAGCCAGAAAGTAGAAATAGTACGTGAGGTCCTTGGCCAGATAACCGGTGCTGAACAATTTGACAACAAGGGGAGATTCGAAGTCCGTGGTCACCGCGGTGTCGTTACGCGCGCGAAAGTACCCGTCCGCACGGATCCCGAACATCGGGCTGGTCGGCAGATTGAGCAGGGGATCTCCGGTCTCGACCGCCTTCCCTTTGGGATCCTCGCCGGGAAACTGGTACCCGTTGCCCGCGTAGTCCTGCCCGAAGTCGTTGAGCTTGGGGAACGCCACGTGGCACATGACGCAACTGACGTTGTACCGCCTTGCGAAGCCGGGGTTGGCTTCGGCCAGTTCCGCACACGCTCCAAGAGATGCGATCCCAATCAGGACACATTGGGCGAACCGCCGAAATCCATTCATCATTTCATCATTACATCAGGTAGGGATGATTCACGTGCGTAGCATCTTAGGTTCGTGTTGCGATCCATGTCAAGGCGAACCCGCACCTCGCAATCCGTCGTCTCGCCTTAACTCGCGTGCGTTGACGACGGCAGCCCACCCGTAGTATGGTGGGCGCCATGATTCGTCGTTTCCGTACAGGGATGCGCCTCGTGACCGTCTGGACCGCGGTGCTCGCGCTCTCGGTCTTGCCGTTCGTACACGCGCACGCCGGGGTCCCGTGGTCCCATACGGGCGATCACGCCCATCCCCCGATTGTTCACTCCGTTTTTGCCTCCGACGAGGCTGCGCATCCCCTGACGGAGCCGCAGCGTCCCGCTCCCGGTGAGGCGCTGGCAACTGCCCCGCATGACCTCGGATATCAGATCGAGGTCGTCTCGGGCATGGCCATTCCCCCGATGCTCTTTGAAGCGGGCAAGGCGGGCGTGCTCCCGACCGTGTCCGCGACCCATCAACCGGTTCCCGCCGAGGCGTTGCCACCGCTTGGCCTCATCGAGACCTCGGCTGCTCCCCGCGCTCCACCGTCTCCGTCCCTCTCCTAAGTTTTTCCATTTCAACGGTGTGATCTCGACAGACGCGTAGTGAGCGCGTCATGACGCGTCTGTGCCGTCTGTTCGGATCGAGCGTGCGCGGACTCGCGCAGGAGCGTGTGGATGAAGCGCGTTGGGACAGCCCTGTGGTTGGTGATTGTTCTCGCGGCAAGTGGAACCGAGCCATCGTTCGGAGCCCGCGATGAGCCCGCGACGGTGTTAACTGTGGACCGCGCGGTCGAATTGGCTCTGGAGCGCAACATGGATGTACTGGTGAGCCGGTTCGGTCTGGATCGGGCAGAGGCGAATCGACTCCTCGCCGCGGCGTACCCGAACCCCGAGTATTGGTTCAACCAGGAAGGCCTGTCCGCCGGATTTGAGCGCGAGGCCAACAATGTTCGCTACCACCGGATCGAACAGGTCATCGAGGGATTCGGGAAGCGGCGACACCGGGCGGCCGCCGGCGAGGCCGGCGTCGAAGAGGCGCGTGCGGAGTTTCAGGACACGGTACGCCTTCTGATTTTTGAGCTCAGGAAAACGTTTTACGAGGTCCTGCTGACGCAAGCGAACGCGGAAACAGCCGCCGCCAACCTCCAGCGGTTTCGTGAGGTCGTGGCGATCACCGAGTCCCGCTTCGAGCAGGGCGAGATTCCGGAGGCGGATGTGATTCGCACCAGGGTCGAGGCGCTTCGCTTCGAAGACGACGCGAGGTCGGCCGGGGTGGTATTGGCCACGGCCAAGAGTCGGTTGGCCCTCCTGATCGGTCTGGACGGGCCGGTGGAGGTCCAAGGCTCATTGGAACGCGACCTGGATCAGCTGCTTGCGGAGCCCGTGTCCTCGGCCGATCGCCTGGTCGAGCGGGCATTGGCCGCAAGACCGGATCTGGCAGCTGTCCAGGCGAGCCAGCGTCGGGCCGAAAGCGAAATGAGGCGGAATCGCGCGTTGCGCTACCCCGACCTGACGGTGGGGTTGGAGTCCGAGTACAGCGCGGGGGTGCAGGGCGCGGATGATCTCTCGACGTTCGGGTTCGGTCTGGGTGTCACGCTCCCGATCTGGAATCGGAATCGAGGCGGGATTGCCCTGGCTCAGGCCGATCTTAGGCAGGCTGAAACGCGGGTGCAGCAGCAGGAGCGCGTGATCCGGGCCGAGATCGAGACCGGGCTGGAGCAACTCCGGGTGAGCGCCGAGCGGGTCCGGGCGGTGCGCTCGCAACTACTGCCGCAAAGTCAGGAGTCCCTAACGATCGCCAAGGCGCTGTACGAGGAAGGGGCCACCGGCCTGCTGCAACTGCTCGACGCGCAACGCGCCTTCAACGAGACCCAGCTTCGCGCCCACCAGATCCTTTTCGAATACCACGTCAACCGGTGGCTGCTCGAACGCGCCGTGGGAGCCGAGTTGGTGACGCTGGGAGCGGCACCATGACTGGGCCGATGACGATATCAATTGAAACCGCAACCAAGGAGCAGTCTATGTGGAACAGAAACCGCCTGAGCGTCGGGCGGGGGATGACGTTGGCGGCCGTTGCCGGCGTGTTTGCGCTGGTCGTGCTGGGGTGTTCGGAATCCGGCGACACGCACGCCGCGGAGTCCGATCCGGGCAGATCCGATGTCGGAGGCGCCAGGGTGCTTCGGATAACGCCAGAGGCCATTGCCGTGATCGGGCTCAGGACCGAGACAGCCGCACGCGGCCGCCTTCGACTGCCCTTGCAGGTCAGCGGGCGCGTGACCTACGACGAGAACCGGTTCGCCCAAGTCAGCGCCCCCATCGCCGGCCGGGTCCAAAGCTTTCGCGCCACGATCGGCGATCGGGTGAAGCAGGGCGAGCCGCTGGCTTTCATCGAAAGCCCGGACATCGGTCGGGCGCAATCGGATTACCTCCGCGCCATGGCCGATCGTGACGTGGCGGAGCGCGCGTTCGAGCGGGCCAAGGTCTTGTTCGAGAAGAAGGGCGTAAGTCGCGGGGAGGTCCAGCGCCTGGAGGGTGACGCGCTGCGCGCCCGAGCTGCAGTCCAGGAAGCCAAACACCATCTCAGCATCCTGGGCTTTTCAGACGAGGCCGTGGCGAAGTTGGGCGAGACCGGTACGGCCCAGACCACAATGCCCTTGGTGTCGCCCCTGTCTGGCGTGGTCGTCCGCCACGAGGCGTTTACGGGGGCGGGAGTCGAGCCAACGCAGATGCTGTATCTGGTCGCTGATCTTTCTGAGGTGTGGGTCGAAGCGGACGTCTACGAACGAGACATCGCGCGTGTGAAACCTGGACAGGACGCCGACATTCGCGTCCAGGCGTATCCGGACCGCGTGTTTTCAGGCCGCGTGGAGACGCTCGGCCGTGCGCTCGACGAGAAGACGCGTACGCTGATGGTGCGGGTCGTGGTGCCGAACCGCGATGAGGCGCTCAAACCCGGCATGCTGGCGCAGGTCGGTCTCCTCACGGACGCGGGTGAAGAGGCGCTGACAGTGTCGGCCGACGCGGTGCAGCGCGACGGCGAGCGGTCCCTCGTGTTCGTGGAGCAGGCGCCGGGCGTCTTTGCGATCCGTGAAGTCACGGTCGGACGGA containing:
- a CDS encoding metal ABC transporter substrate-binding protein is translated as MFSIRSCQRVLSLTVLAAVIVAAPTLAADTGKKIKVLTTVAPVTNIVRNVAGSNVELHGLIPEGSDSHTFEPVPSDVKYIAQADLIIVNGLHLETPTMHLTEANKKKSAMVVRLADQTISRKEWVFDFSFPEDKGDPNPHLWLNVAHAMKYAELVREALVKVDSANTAAYDANTAAYLAKLKQLDEAILATMKTIPERNRKLVTYHDSWAYFCPRYGCKVIGAVQPSDFAQPTPQDMVALIKQLKAEAVPAIFGSEVFPSKVLDQIGREAGVRFIDTLRDDDLPGELDSPEHTYVGMMKENVETMARVLGGDSSLMKNIDPANVGR
- a CDS encoding TolC family protein, giving the protein MKRVGTALWLVIVLAASGTEPSFGARDEPATVLTVDRAVELALERNMDVLVSRFGLDRAEANRLLAAAYPNPEYWFNQEGLSAGFEREANNVRYHRIEQVIEGFGKRRHRAAAGEAGVEEARAEFQDTVRLLIFELRKTFYEVLLTQANAETAAANLQRFREVVAITESRFEQGEIPEADVIRTRVEALRFEDDARSAGVVLATAKSRLALLIGLDGPVEVQGSLERDLDQLLAEPVSSADRLVERALAARPDLAAVQASQRRAESEMRRNRALRYPDLTVGLESEYSAGVQGADDLSTFGFGLGVTLPIWNRNRGGIALAQADLRQAETRVQQQERVIRAEIETGLEQLRVSAERVRAVRSQLLPQSQESLTIAKALYEEGATGLLQLLDAQRAFNETQLRAHQILFEYHVNRWLLERAVGAELVTLGAAP
- a CDS encoding PCP reductase family protein yields the protein MSQSSDTQIVWSEAAMERLKLAPIFLRGMVKKLAEKKARELGIAVITAEHLAEWKNTSMGGMGGEAGLKEAADQIAKGQLPWTQAAKQRLATAPGFMQDMVRRIAEDVARERGHMEVNVELLEKVEELGALDDAKPREEMPWTEGATAKLMKKVEGTPPMATEFVVQMLKADAEDLARSLGVSEMTEDALTKVWETPQSDVRWSEEAWARLQTSPDFVRSGIKKAAERRARKAGATVITSELLTKFRNEAMMKAVMRIRKLGYTELTFDAFDKAKQEVKRLQGNEQAESRLEEIRAYMKKKPHVGVLGEELMTRFRKYLRGEGDLKIGS
- a CDS encoding carbohydrate porin translates to MVAMLGVGSPSIAADDDVWKEIEGLKTRLRALEEGSGAAEPFQGEAAGHRPHPLHSLAKTTLDGDITMIGQTTPSVAPGPQSEGTMSVDLFFEHQVSDAGLVLLHLDVAQGQGFQFFPVFVAPNGNPTGSNNDIETFDGQTAIHLAQAYYHHHWFTKRVELTIGQYDPTAFFDTNAYANSERTQFVAPAFGTNPALEFGGTGNFYGFGGVLEIRPVEPLTMILGVMEGDGDYREMFTRPWSIAEVDLDLDAFGREGTYRFFVWANHRHHEPAFSLDPDFRNRGWGFNFDQAVSAHVGIWARFGVQDDRVAFFDRSASVGVQLGGGGIGRPHDAFGVGYGLTMIGDEYQASQAAAGAPQFDANEGYLEAYYRYVLSGDGERIGVAVSPDVQYATNAGGDRSIDPIMVYGVRFQAFF
- a CDS encoding iron-containing redox enzyme family protein produces the protein MELAPLTRSSDAISFIKSLEQEILAHEAVRHPFLARFASEPLTVAQVRAFGLQHYQLVKVFTTYMTNLLPKIPDRDAAELFRHVFDDEFGAVSGRSAAVGQATIFRSHVHLYRDFLSALGVQEEEWGRVKPLAETEAYIRGHLALTRDADFRVGLGAVGPGHEFSIPTMFQSLVAGIRRNTDLSDKQIEYFTLHIEEDVEHAEVFNSLIARHAGTEEGRSLIREGAMRSLKRRTLFWDGLSRHVFGPVPSGEGGRA
- the nikR gene encoding nickel-responsive transcriptional regulator NikR; translation: MHESADHGGPLQRFGVSIESHLLERFDRVIEQKGYTNRSEAIRDLIRDSLVEQQWDENRDIIGTITIVYDHEVRELSDTLTDLQHQHQKLFRSTLHIHLDEHNCLEVLVVQGKSKDVKYVADRLIGTKGVKHGKFTMTTTGKDL
- a CDS encoding efflux RND transporter periplasmic adaptor subunit — its product is MWNRNRLSVGRGMTLAAVAGVFALVVLGCSESGDTHAAESDPGRSDVGGARVLRITPEAIAVIGLRTETAARGRLRLPLQVSGRVTYDENRFAQVSAPIAGRVQSFRATIGDRVKQGEPLAFIESPDIGRAQSDYLRAMADRDVAERAFERAKVLFEKKGVSRGEVQRLEGDALRARAAVQEAKHHLSILGFSDEAVAKLGETGTAQTTMPLVSPLSGVVVRHEAFTGAGVEPTQMLYLVADLSEVWVEADVYERDIARVKPGQDADIRVQAYPDRVFSGRVETLGRALDEKTRTLMVRVVVPNRDEALKPGMLAQVGLLTDAGEEALTVSADAVQRDGERSLVFVEQAPGVFAIREVTVGRTAGGRVEIRTGVDAGEKVVTTGSFRLKSEMKKTEMEAG